From the Paludibacterium paludis genome, one window contains:
- the prfA gene encoding peptide chain release factor 1 → MKPSIAEKLSQLAERLEEVTRLLAQEDATSNMDAYRKLTREHAELTPVVEAWQAYRRCGDDIEAAGEMLADPDMKAFAETEIVAGKARMAELETELQKLLLPRDPNDERNIYLEVRAGTGGDEAALFAGDLLRMYTRFAERNRWQVEIVSASESDLGGYKEVIARIVGEGAYSQLKFESGGHRVQRVPATETQGRIHTSACTVAVMPEADEVEDVDINPADIRVDTFRASGAGGQHINKTDSAVRITHLPTGIVVECQDDRSQHKNKARAMAVLAARIMDARLREAQAREAATRKSLVGSGDRSERIRTYNFPQGRITDHRINLTLYKLDQVMDGDLGDLTSALTAEHQAELLAAMGE, encoded by the coding sequence ATGAAACCGTCGATCGCGGAGAAGCTCTCCCAACTGGCCGAGCGCCTCGAGGAAGTGACGCGCCTTCTGGCGCAGGAGGACGCGACCAGCAATATGGACGCTTACCGCAAACTTACCCGTGAACATGCGGAGTTGACCCCGGTGGTCGAGGCCTGGCAGGCGTATCGCCGGTGCGGCGACGACATCGAGGCCGCCGGCGAGATGCTGGCCGATCCCGACATGAAGGCGTTCGCCGAAACGGAAATCGTGGCGGGCAAGGCCAGGATGGCCGAGCTGGAAACCGAACTGCAGAAACTGCTGCTGCCGCGCGACCCCAACGACGAGCGCAATATCTACCTCGAAGTGCGCGCCGGCACCGGCGGCGACGAGGCGGCATTGTTCGCCGGCGACTTGCTGCGCATGTACACGCGCTTCGCCGAGCGCAACCGCTGGCAGGTGGAAATCGTCTCGGCGTCCGAGTCGGATCTTGGCGGTTACAAGGAAGTCATCGCCCGCATCGTCGGCGAGGGCGCCTACTCGCAGCTGAAATTCGAGTCCGGCGGGCATCGCGTGCAGCGCGTGCCGGCCACCGAGACACAAGGCCGCATCCATACCTCGGCGTGCACCGTGGCGGTGATGCCCGAAGCGGACGAGGTGGAGGACGTCGACATCAATCCGGCCGACATCCGCGTCGACACCTTCCGTGCCTCGGGCGCGGGCGGTCAGCACATCAACAAGACCGATTCGGCGGTGCGCATCACCCACCTGCCCACCGGCATCGTGGTGGAGTGCCAGGACGACCGCTCGCAGCACAAGAACAAGGCCCGTGCGATGGCGGTGCTGGCCGCGCGCATCATGGACGCCCGGCTGCGCGAGGCCCAGGCCCGCGAAGCGGCGACGCGCAAGAGCCTTGTCGGGTCGGGCGACCGCAGCGAGCGCATCCGCACCTACAACTTCCCGCAGGGCCGGATCACCGACCACCGCATCAACCTGACGCTTTACAAGCTCGATCAAGTGATGGACGGCGATCTGGGCGATCTGACCTCGGCGCTCACCGCCGAGCACCAGGCCGAACTCCTCGCCGCGATGGGCGAGTAA
- a CDS encoding M4 family metallopeptidase — protein MNRKTLSSTTLGLLALAVSAQSFAAERIHLEAHKPIKGFAASQGLAESLGAAPADLKALRSITAANGKSATRFQQYYRGIPVWGEAIVEEKAGHATSGYSGDYIAGIAADLPSVTPALSREQVLAQTKALKTRGYPTRNDKAELLIRLNEKNTAQLIYLVSFVVTGTAPSRPHFIVDAMSGQVLAQWEGLNHDQANGPGGNTKTGRYYYGKDYGPLIVTSDCAMDSGNVATVDLGGEEDNSSTEPFSFTCPTNTYKAINGAYSPLNDAHYFGNVVFNMYKDWFNLRPIQQKLYMKVHYGSGYENAFWDGSAMTFGDGATRFYPLVSLDVSSHEVSHGFTEQNSGLVYKGQSGGMNEAFSDMAGEAAKYYMKGSNDFLVGATIFKGSGALRYMDKPSRDGRSIDNASQYRAGLDVHHSSGVYNRAFYLLATTSGWNTRKAFEVFVDANRLYWTANSTFNQGSCGVIKAAQVRGYKTTDVVSAFSKVGVSCPSRPAK, from the coding sequence ATGAACAGGAAAACCCTTTCGTCCACCACTTTGGGCCTCCTGGCCCTGGCCGTTTCCGCCCAATCTTTCGCGGCCGAACGGATCCATCTGGAAGCGCACAAGCCGATCAAAGGCTTTGCCGCCAGTCAGGGACTCGCGGAGAGCCTCGGCGCCGCCCCCGCCGATCTCAAAGCCCTGCGCAGCATCACGGCGGCGAACGGCAAGAGCGCGACCCGCTTCCAGCAGTACTACCGCGGCATCCCCGTCTGGGGCGAAGCGATCGTCGAAGAAAAAGCCGGCCACGCCACCAGCGGCTACAGCGGCGACTACATTGCCGGCATCGCGGCGGATCTGCCGTCCGTCACCCCGGCGCTCAGCCGCGAACAGGTGCTGGCGCAGACCAAGGCGCTCAAAACCCGCGGCTATCCGACCCGCAATGACAAGGCCGAACTCCTGATCCGGCTCAACGAGAAAAACACCGCGCAGCTGATCTATCTGGTGTCGTTCGTGGTGACCGGCACGGCGCCGAGCCGTCCCCACTTCATCGTCGACGCCATGTCCGGCCAGGTTCTCGCGCAGTGGGAAGGCCTGAACCACGATCAGGCCAACGGCCCGGGGGGCAACACAAAGACCGGCCGCTACTACTACGGCAAGGACTACGGCCCGCTGATCGTCACCAGCGATTGCGCGATGGACAGCGGCAATGTGGCCACCGTGGATCTGGGCGGCGAAGAGGACAACTCGAGCACGGAGCCCTTCAGCTTCACCTGCCCGACCAACACCTACAAGGCCATCAACGGCGCCTACTCGCCGCTCAATGACGCGCATTACTTCGGCAACGTAGTCTTCAATATGTACAAGGACTGGTTCAACCTGCGCCCGATCCAGCAAAAGCTGTACATGAAAGTCCACTATGGATCCGGGTATGAGAACGCGTTCTGGGACGGCAGCGCGATGACCTTCGGAGATGGCGCCACCCGCTTCTATCCGCTCGTCTCGCTCGATGTCTCGTCGCACGAGGTCAGCCACGGTTTCACCGAGCAGAACTCGGGTCTGGTGTATAAGGGGCAGTCCGGAGGGATGAACGAAGCGTTCTCCGACATGGCGGGCGAAGCGGCCAAGTACTACATGAAGGGCAGCAACGACTTCCTCGTCGGCGCCACGATCTTCAAGGGCAGCGGGGCGCTGCGCTACATGGACAAACCGAGCCGCGACGGCCGCTCGATCGACAACGCCAGCCAGTACCGGGCCGGGCTCGACGTGCATCACAGCAGCGGGGTGTACAACCGGGCGTTCTACCTGCTCGCCACCACGAGCGGATGGAACACTCGCAAGGCCTTCGAGGTGTTTGTCGACGCCAACCGCCTGTACTGGACGGCCAACAGCACCTTCAACCAAGGCTCGTGCGGCGTGATCAAGGCGGCGCAGGTCCGTGGCTACAAAACCACCGATGTGGTCTCGGCGTTTAGCAAGGTGGGCGTGAGCTGCCCGTCGCGTCCGGCGAAATAA
- the pdxH gene encoding pyridoxamine 5'-phosphate oxidase: MSLNLADIRLEYTKKELSPEECLDDAVAQLEAWLEEAMHSEVHEPTAMHVATVGKDGRPTGRIVLLKGVEEGELQFYTNYLSRKGEQLGDNPAVAITFFWPELERQLRVEGVARRLPPEVSDAYFKSRPYTSRLGAWASEQSHEIPSKAELVKRAALFGLKHPVSVPRPDHWGGYAVKPDRIEFWQGRPSRLHDRVVYTLEEGGGWRKARLAP, encoded by the coding sequence ATGTCGCTGAACCTCGCGGATATTCGCCTGGAATACACCAAGAAGGAACTGTCGCCCGAAGAATGCCTCGACGATGCCGTCGCCCAGCTCGAGGCCTGGCTCGAAGAGGCGATGCACTCCGAAGTGCACGAACCGACCGCCATGCATGTGGCAACCGTGGGCAAAGACGGGCGGCCTACCGGCCGGATCGTGCTGCTCAAGGGCGTCGAGGAGGGCGAACTGCAGTTCTACACCAATTACCTGTCGCGCAAGGGCGAACAACTGGGCGACAACCCCGCGGTCGCCATCACTTTCTTCTGGCCCGAACTGGAACGCCAGCTGAGGGTGGAGGGTGTCGCCCGCCGCCTGCCGCCGGAAGTGTCCGACGCCTACTTCAAGAGCCGCCCCTACACCAGCCGCCTGGGCGCCTGGGCCTCGGAACAAAGCCACGAGATTCCCTCCAAGGCCGAACTCGTCAAGCGCGCCGCGCTCTTCGGGCTGAAACACCCGGTGAGCGTGCCGCGCCCGGACCATTGGGGCGGTTACGCGGTAAAACCCGATCGCATCGAGTTCTGGCAGGGACGCCCCAGCCGGCTCCATGACCGGGTCGTTTACACCCTCGAAGAGGGAGGCGGCTGGCGCAAGGCGCGCCTCGCGCCATGA
- the parC gene encoding DNA topoisomerase IV subunit A produces the protein MNHNDLFDDPVADGAGGPPSDVPAAPADGGGDWIPLDLYAERAYLEYAMSVVRGRALPEVADGQKPVQRRILYAMRDMGLSAGAKPVKSARVVGEILGKYHPHGDSSAYEAMVRMAQSFTLRYPLIDGHGNFGSRDGDGAAAMRYTEARLTPIAELLLSEIDMGTVDFVPNYDGAFDEPALLPARLPMVLLNGASGIAVGMATEIPPHNLCEVADACIALLDNPDLPDDDLMGIVPGPDFPGGGQIITQPEDIRAAYATGRGSVRVRARWEIERLARGQWRVIVTELPPGSSAQKVLAEIEEATNPKVKTGKKTLSQDQQNLKSLMLSVLDRVRDESDSAQPVRLVFEPKSSRQDPDEFIRLLLAQTSLEGNVSLNLVMIGLDGRPAQKGLRAILCEWLQFRRQTVTRRLEHRLSQVDKRIHILEGRMVVFIHIDEVIRVIRESDEPKADLIKAFGLTEIQAEDILEIRLRQLARLEGFKLEKELSELREERESLRHLLDNDDAKRELITGEIRADRARFGDARRTEIRPAERAVLTQTIADEPVTVILSQKGWIRARSGHSLDLSSLAFKDGDSLYEVVETRTVWPVVVLDNHGRAYTIDVADVPGGRGDGVPVTSLVDVQDGGKVVRMLSGKETDRYVLSHSGAYGFIGRIGDMAGRVKAGKAYITLEEGETLLAPLPLPERADPALQLVVAADNGRLLAYPVAELRELSKGRGLMLMQLDAGEKLTAAGLVDGPKALLSTVSVRGKTGDEKLALEEYLGKRGKKGRLMPKKWTVTAIRSPDSSV, from the coding sequence ATGAACCATAACGATCTGTTCGACGACCCCGTCGCGGACGGGGCCGGCGGCCCTCCCTCCGACGTGCCGGCCGCGCCGGCCGACGGCGGCGGCGACTGGATTCCCCTCGATCTTTACGCCGAACGCGCCTACCTCGAATACGCGATGAGCGTGGTGCGGGGCCGCGCCCTGCCGGAAGTGGCCGACGGCCAGAAACCCGTGCAGCGCCGCATCCTGTACGCAATGCGCGACATGGGGCTGTCCGCCGGCGCCAAGCCGGTCAAGTCGGCGCGCGTGGTCGGCGAAATCCTCGGCAAATACCATCCTCACGGCGACAGTTCGGCCTATGAGGCCATGGTGCGCATGGCGCAGTCCTTCACGCTGCGCTACCCGCTGATCGACGGGCACGGCAACTTCGGCAGCCGCGACGGCGACGGCGCCGCGGCGATGCGTTATACCGAAGCGCGCCTGACCCCGATCGCCGAGCTCTTGCTGTCGGAAATCGACATGGGCACGGTCGATTTCGTGCCCAATTACGATGGCGCGTTCGACGAGCCCGCCCTGCTTCCCGCCCGCCTGCCGATGGTGCTGCTCAACGGCGCCTCCGGCATCGCGGTGGGGATGGCGACCGAAATTCCCCCGCACAATCTTTGCGAAGTGGCGGACGCCTGCATCGCGCTGCTGGATAACCCCGACCTGCCGGACGACGACCTGATGGGCATCGTGCCGGGACCGGACTTCCCCGGCGGCGGACAGATCATCACCCAGCCCGAGGACATCCGCGCCGCCTACGCCACGGGGCGCGGCTCGGTGCGTGTGCGTGCGCGCTGGGAAATCGAACGGCTCGCGCGCGGCCAGTGGCGCGTGATTGTCACCGAACTGCCCCCGGGCAGCTCGGCGCAGAAGGTGCTGGCCGAAATCGAAGAGGCGACCAATCCGAAGGTCAAGACCGGCAAAAAAACCCTGTCGCAGGATCAGCAGAACCTCAAGAGCCTGATGCTGTCGGTGCTCGACCGGGTCCGCGACGAGTCCGATTCGGCCCAACCGGTGCGTCTGGTGTTCGAGCCCAAGTCGAGCCGCCAGGATCCGGACGAATTCATCCGCCTGCTGCTCGCTCAGACCAGCCTCGAAGGCAATGTGTCGCTGAACCTCGTGATGATCGGCCTGGATGGCCGTCCGGCCCAGAAGGGGCTGCGCGCCATTCTTTGCGAATGGCTGCAGTTCCGCCGCCAGACGGTCACGCGCCGTCTCGAGCACCGCCTCTCGCAGGTCGACAAGCGCATTCACATTCTCGAAGGCCGGATGGTCGTCTTCATCCATATCGATGAAGTGATCCGGGTCATCCGCGAGTCGGACGAGCCCAAGGCCGACCTGATCAAGGCGTTCGGCCTGACCGAAATCCAGGCCGAGGACATTCTCGAGATCCGCCTGCGCCAGCTGGCCCGGCTCGAGGGCTTCAAGCTGGAGAAGGAACTGTCGGAACTGCGCGAGGAGCGCGAATCGCTGCGCCATCTGCTGGACAACGACGATGCCAAGCGCGAACTGATCACCGGCGAAATCCGCGCCGACCGCGCCCGCTTCGGCGATGCGCGCCGCACCGAGATCCGGCCGGCCGAGCGCGCGGTGCTGACCCAGACCATCGCCGACGAGCCGGTCACCGTCATCCTGTCGCAAAAAGGCTGGATCCGCGCCCGTTCCGGCCATTCGCTCGATCTGTCGAGTCTCGCCTTCAAGGACGGCGACAGCCTGTACGAAGTGGTCGAGACCCGCACGGTCTGGCCGGTCGTCGTGCTCGACAACCACGGACGGGCCTATACCATCGATGTGGCCGATGTGCCCGGCGGCCGCGGCGACGGCGTACCGGTTACCTCGCTGGTCGACGTGCAGGATGGCGGCAAGGTGGTGCGCATGCTCTCCGGCAAGGAGACCGACCGCTATGTGCTCAGTCACAGCGGCGCCTACGGTTTCATCGGCCGTATCGGCGACATGGCCGGACGGGTCAAGGCCGGCAAGGCCTACATCACCCTCGAAGAGGGCGAAACCCTGCTGGCTCCGCTGCCCTTGCCCGAACGGGCCGATCCGGCGCTGCAACTGGTGGTCGCGGCCGACAACGGCCGTTTGCTGGCCTATCCGGTTGCCGAACTGAGGGAATTGTCCAAAGGGCGCGGACTGATGCTGATGCAGCTGGACGCCGGCGAGAAACTGACCGCGGCCGGGCTGGTCGACGGGCCGAAAGCTCTGCTGTCGACCGTGTCGGTCAGAGGAAAAACCGGCGATGAAAAGCTCGCGCTCGAGGAATACCTTGGCAAACGCGGCAAGAAGGGCCGGCTGATGCCGAAAAAGTGGACGGTGACGGCGATCCGCTCGCCGGATTCCTCCGTCTGA
- a CDS encoding PepSY domain-containing protein, whose product MRGALPLVLFLSLASSGALAAEWIDLATTASPSLEDSLRTPAMKDCELREERSLRRPDGKRVVRYRQYYRSVPVYGETVVVDDGVPSGRLLSGIDHDLPAVTPRLDGDAALARARENDGGKPARNAKSELFVYLDGSRAHLVYQVSYLIISGADKPSRPFVLVDANSGTVLKRWEGLATAPDRGIIP is encoded by the coding sequence ATGCGCGGTGCGCTTCCTCTCGTTCTGTTCCTCTCGCTTGCGTCTTCCGGAGCCTTGGCCGCCGAATGGATCGACCTCGCGACCACGGCGTCGCCAAGCCTCGAGGATTCGCTGCGCACGCCGGCCATGAAAGATTGCGAACTGCGCGAAGAGCGTTCGCTGCGGCGGCCGGACGGCAAGCGCGTGGTCCGCTACCGGCAGTACTACCGCTCGGTGCCGGTGTACGGAGAGACCGTGGTGGTCGACGATGGAGTCCCGTCGGGGCGGCTATTGTCCGGCATTGACCACGACCTGCCGGCGGTGACGCCCCGACTCGACGGCGATGCCGCGCTTGCCCGGGCACGCGAAAACGATGGCGGCAAACCCGCGCGCAACGCCAAAAGCGAGCTCTTCGTCTATCTTGACGGTTCGCGCGCGCATCTGGTCTATCAGGTTTCCTACCTGATCATTTCAGGGGCGGACAAGCCCTCGCGCCCGTTCGTTCTTGTGGATGCCAACAGCGGAACCGTCCTGAAGCGCTGGGAAGGACTGGCCACCGCGCCTGACCGCGGCATCATTCCATAA
- a CDS encoding GNAT family N-acetyltransferase, which yields MASLIQWHCHDFNGFTPETLYQALALRDRVFVVEQRSIYGDIDGRDPDCRHLAGYAGDGRLVAYARILAPGVAYPDAAALGRLVVDPSLRGQGVGRQLLARALEEAARLHPGPVMLSAQTRASGFYASFGFVPVGEPYDDGGIEHIDMRKEAD from the coding sequence ATGGCGAGCTTGATTCAGTGGCATTGCCACGACTTTAACGGATTCACGCCCGAAACCCTCTACCAGGCGCTGGCGCTGCGCGACCGGGTTTTCGTGGTGGAGCAACGCTCCATCTACGGCGACATCGACGGCAGGGACCCCGATTGCCGGCACCTCGCGGGGTACGCGGGCGACGGCCGGCTCGTCGCCTACGCGCGCATCCTGGCGCCCGGCGTCGCCTACCCGGATGCCGCCGCGCTCGGCCGCCTGGTGGTGGACCCCTCGCTGCGCGGACAGGGCGTGGGCCGGCAACTGCTCGCCCGGGCGCTAGAGGAAGCCGCCCGTCTCCATCCCGGTCCGGTGATGCTGTCGGCCCAGACCCGCGCCAGCGGATTTTACGCCTCGTTCGGTTTCGTCCCGGTCGGCGAACCGTACGACGACGGCGGTATCGAGCATATCGACATGCGCAAGGAAGCCGACTGA
- a CDS encoding BPSS1780 family membrane protein, with product MIDLTTTADSLRPAKVRAGSVFGWISRGWAQFRAQPLIWVLFGLVTVILPLLLSVVPILGRIGQMFLHLGFVAGFALCARRACRGEAIEIADLFGAIRQNWRPLAVLTLVQIVFLIAVAVVIVGIALGIGFGFAGAKTMMTAMMDMDPSRFASLGQGGSAMLIILLALVFAAFSLLIESAFLFAPILVTMQGLLPLEALMVSFRAVLTNWAAFLVMGVVFIVLIFLGVLPMLLGLLIVCPLYYLALYAAWQDVFPE from the coding sequence ATGATTGATTTGACGACGACGGCGGACTCGCTCAGGCCGGCGAAGGTGCGGGCGGGCAGCGTGTTCGGCTGGATTTCCCGGGGCTGGGCGCAGTTCCGCGCGCAGCCGCTGATCTGGGTGCTGTTCGGGCTGGTGACGGTGATCCTGCCGTTGCTGCTCAGTGTCGTGCCGATCCTTGGCCGGATCGGGCAAATGTTTCTTCACCTGGGCTTTGTCGCCGGTTTCGCGCTGTGCGCGCGACGCGCCTGCCGCGGAGAAGCGATCGAAATCGCCGACCTGTTCGGGGCGATCCGGCAGAATTGGCGCCCCCTTGCCGTACTGACCCTGGTGCAGATCGTTTTTCTGATCGCGGTGGCGGTGGTGATCGTCGGCATTGCGCTGGGCATCGGATTCGGTTTCGCCGGGGCCAAGACGATGATGACGGCGATGATGGACATGGACCCGTCGCGTTTCGCTTCGCTCGGCCAGGGCGGATCGGCCATGCTGATCATTCTCCTCGCCCTTGTCTTCGCCGCGTTTTCCCTGTTGATCGAGTCGGCCTTCCTGTTCGCCCCGATTCTGGTGACAATGCAGGGGCTGCTGCCCCTGGAGGCGCTGATGGTCAGTTTCCGCGCGGTGCTGACCAACTGGGCGGCCTTCCTGGTGATGGGGGTGGTGTTTATCGTGCTGATCTTCCTCGGCGTGCTGCCGATGCTGCTCGGGCTGTTGATCGTGTGCCCGCTGTATTATCTGGCGCTCTATGCCGCCTGGCAGGATGTTTTTCCGGAGTAA
- the hemA gene encoding glutamyl-tRNA reductase, whose translation MHLVAFGLNHQTAPLTVREKLAFPAQVLPDALSSLVQTRAASEAVIVSTCNRTEIYSSSPHPEAALKWLAEFHGVPLDDLRPYLYQLDPVDAARHAFRVASGLDSMVLGETQILGQIKDAVRQAEQSGTLGSMLNALFQKTFSVAKEVRSKTGVGANSVSMSAAAVKLAEQIFPSISELNVLFIGAGEMIELVATHFAARHPSCITIANRTVERGQVLAERFGGNAIALSDLPNVLARYDVVVTSTASQLPIVGKGLVERAIRERRHRPVFMLDLAVPRDVEQEVGDLPDVFLYTVDDIAGIVEVGREARQTAAEEAETIIEARVVEFVDWLRRRDAVPMIRALRDEAERVRRQALEGAMKQLARGDAPEKVLETLSVQLTNKLMHPPTQALSSGKGAERDALIDAVARLYRIHPD comes from the coding sequence ATGCATCTGGTTGCCTTCGGTCTCAATCATCAGACAGCTCCGCTGACGGTCAGGGAAAAACTGGCCTTTCCGGCGCAAGTGCTGCCCGATGCCCTGAGCAGTCTGGTTCAAACGCGTGCGGCGTCCGAGGCGGTGATCGTCTCGACCTGTAATCGCACCGAGATCTACAGCAGCAGTCCGCATCCGGAGGCCGCGCTCAAGTGGCTGGCCGAATTCCACGGCGTACCGCTCGACGATTTGCGTCCCTACCTGTATCAGCTCGATCCGGTCGATGCCGCGCGCCACGCCTTCCGCGTCGCGTCGGGCCTCGACTCCATGGTGCTGGGCGAAACCCAGATTCTCGGGCAGATCAAGGATGCGGTGCGGCAGGCCGAGCAGTCCGGCACGCTCGGTTCGATGCTGAACGCGTTGTTCCAGAAAACCTTCTCGGTCGCCAAGGAAGTGCGCAGCAAGACCGGCGTCGGCGCCAATTCGGTGTCGATGTCGGCGGCGGCCGTGAAGCTCGCCGAACAGATTTTTCCGTCCATCTCCGAACTGAATGTGCTGTTCATCGGCGCGGGGGAAATGATCGAACTGGTGGCGACCCACTTCGCCGCGCGCCACCCCTCCTGTATCACCATCGCCAACCGGACCGTCGAGCGCGGTCAGGTTCTGGCCGAGCGTTTCGGCGGCAACGCCATCGCCCTGTCCGACCTGCCCAATGTGCTCGCCCGCTACGACGTGGTGGTCACCTCCACCGCCAGCCAGCTGCCGATCGTCGGCAAGGGGCTGGTCGAGCGGGCCATCCGCGAGCGGCGCCACCGTCCGGTGTTCATGCTCGATCTTGCCGTGCCGCGCGACGTGGAGCAGGAGGTCGGCGATCTGCCCGACGTGTTCCTCTATACCGTGGACGACATCGCCGGCATCGTCGAGGTCGGCCGCGAGGCGCGCCAGACGGCGGCCGAGGAGGCCGAGACCATCATCGAGGCGCGCGTGGTCGAGTTCGTCGACTGGCTGCGCCGCCGTGACGCGGTGCCGATGATCCGCGCCTTGCGCGACGAGGCCGAGCGGGTGCGCCGCCAGGCGCTGGAAGGCGCCATGAAGCAGCTCGCCCGCGGCGATGCCCCGGAAAAAGTGCTGGAGACCCTGTCTGTCCAGCTGACCAACAAATTGATGCACCCACCCACCCAGGCGCTGTCCTCGGGCAAGGGCGCGGAGCGTGACGCGCTGATCGATGCGGTGGCGCGTCTTTACCGGATTCACCCTGACTGA
- a CDS encoding MATE family efflux transporter gives MLNLLKAPYFLQRFPWLAEQCAGVMQEVRPLWRLAVPLILSQVTWTGILFIDSILMGQLGAAALASGALALSTFFFCYVLGAGVISASANLVSLAHGAGNRDEVASATRAGLIVALFSPLFLGVVLWNAKPLMLALGQDPKTADEAIHFLHILMWGLPFGLIFLTLRGFASGIGKAGPVPVITGAALVLSPCLGYALSQGVGTWPGLGLTGIAISSTLTYVFLGASFAYLVAAREPYRHYRIFGKFTRRDVKALVPLLKLGIPAGGTMGLESGMFTACAYLMGAISAAALAAHQSMMQLVIASFMIPAGLTFATSIRVGQLAGGGDIRAATRAGAAGQALGILWTLLTTVALIAMPEPLIRLFLPDGREGVEAARAVAMTLVPVVATMLILDAWQTILSGCLRALKDARATMIIYAVCCWGLAIPLAWFLSHRAMGPIGVWVGMSAGLLAVTLLLLGRFRRLTRHLVDGRRML, from the coding sequence ATGTTGAATCTTCTCAAAGCCCCCTATTTTCTCCAACGTTTCCCCTGGCTTGCCGAGCAATGCGCCGGTGTCATGCAGGAAGTCCGCCCGCTCTGGCGTCTTGCCGTGCCGCTGATTCTTTCCCAGGTGACCTGGACCGGCATCCTGTTCATCGATTCGATCCTGATGGGGCAGCTGGGCGCGGCCGCGCTCGCCAGCGGCGCACTGGCGCTCAGCACGTTCTTCTTCTGTTATGTGCTCGGCGCCGGCGTGATTTCCGCGTCGGCCAACCTCGTGTCGCTCGCGCACGGCGCGGGCAACCGCGACGAGGTGGCGTCGGCCACCCGCGCGGGCCTGATCGTGGCGCTCTTCTCGCCGCTCTTTCTGGGCGTCGTGCTGTGGAACGCCAAACCGCTGATGCTGGCCCTGGGCCAGGATCCGAAAACCGCCGACGAGGCGATCCATTTCCTGCACATTCTGATGTGGGGTCTGCCGTTCGGCCTGATTTTCCTGACGCTGCGCGGCTTCGCCTCGGGCATCGGCAAGGCGGGGCCCGTGCCGGTGATCACCGGCGCGGCGCTGGTGCTCTCGCCCTGTCTGGGCTACGCGCTGTCGCAGGGCGTGGGAACCTGGCCGGGACTGGGACTCACCGGCATCGCCATTTCCTCGACGCTCACCTATGTGTTTCTCGGCGCCTCTTTCGCCTATCTGGTCGCCGCGCGCGAGCCATATCGCCATTACCGGATTTTCGGGAAATTCACGCGGCGCGACGTCAAGGCGCTCGTGCCGCTGCTCAAGCTCGGCATCCCGGCTGGCGGCACCATGGGGCTGGAAAGCGGCATGTTCACCGCCTGCGCCTATCTGATGGGCGCGATCTCGGCCGCCGCGCTGGCCGCGCACCAGAGCATGATGCAACTGGTGATCGCCAGCTTCATGATCCCGGCGGGCCTGACTTTCGCCACCTCGATCCGCGTCGGGCAGTTGGCCGGCGGCGGGGATATCCGCGCGGCGACGCGCGCCGGCGCGGCCGGCCAGGCGCTCGGCATTCTCTGGACGCTGCTGACCACAGTCGCGCTGATCGCGATGCCCGAGCCGCTGATCCGTCTGTTCCTGCCGGATGGCCGCGAAGGGGTGGAGGCGGCGCGCGCTGTGGCCATGACGCTGGTGCCGGTGGTGGCGACCATGCTGATCCTGGACGCGTGGCAGACCATTCTTTCCGGCTGTCTGCGCGCCCTCAAGGACGCGAGGGCGACCATGATCATCTATGCGGTCTGTTGCTGGGGTTTGGCGATACCGCTCGCCTGGTTCCTGTCGCATCGCGCGATGGGACCGATCGGGGTATGGGTGGGGATGTCCGCCGGCCTGCTGGCGGTCACCCTGCTGCTGTTGGGGCGGTTCCGGCGCCTGACCCGTCACCTGGTCGACGGACGCCGGATGCTGTGA